Within the Drosophila miranda strain MSH22 chromosome Y unlocalized genomic scaffold, D.miranda_PacBio2.1 Contig_Y2_pilon, whole genome shotgun sequence genome, the region GAGGACAGCGCCAACGTGACCGTGAGCACGGTGCTGGCCCAGAGCGATTCGCAGTCCCTGCACGCGACGCCCAGCTACGCGAACACGCCCACGGCCGGAAGGGAACAGGAGCGCCTCAAGTCGCGCAGCACCGTACTGCTGGCCGTTCGCCCACCAGCCATGGGGCTCGACACAGACACAGTGATCATTCCCATTGAGAACGAGGGGGAGAACAGAGGGGCCAAGGCAGGGCCTGCACCGGCTCTGGCCCAGGAGAGGCTGATCCGGATGACCTCCACCTCCACGGGCTCCAGTGTGGCACCCACGGGATGCTGCAGTGCGGCCAAGACGGCGGCATCGCGGGCAAAAGAGAAGCCCAGAGAaggccagagtcagagccacgGCTATGGTCAAGGACAGGGACAGAGGCAGGGATTCAAACCCACGCAGCCATCCTCCGCTGCGACCGCGACTGCGATGGCGGCTCAGAGCACTGGCAGCGACGACGAATACCGACGACGGAAGCGGAAGTACAGTAAGTGGCAAAGAGCACTTCACTCCCGAAAAGGTTCTTCAATCATTCACCATTTCTCTCTGCTCCTTTGCCCCTCTTAGAGCGCCATCATCGCTGCTCGGATCCTGCACTGGTGTACGCCACGCCCAGTGGTCTCCAGCAATATGTGCACGTCCTCGGCCTCACCCCAGGCTCACAGGCCATGTAAGTCCATGGCGCGCACAATCGAGTCTCTGTTCCGTTCCGCTTGCTAATGTAATTTATTATCCTCCGCAGACAATGCCCGTACGGTGAGGGCTCGCCGTGCGACCTGCAGCTGGACATGGAGCTCGATCTGGACACAGATGCTGATAAGATCGACGACCTGAACAGATGGTCCCCGGCGGTCATCAGCGGCATCGACGGAAGCATCGGTGAGTCCATGGGGTCCTGTTTGTCCGTCTGGCCGTACCACTTGCCAGTCCAGCTCGAAAATCTCTTTGATTACTCTCCCTCTTTGCCACCCCATCCGTCTCTCTGGTTAGTCTTTAAATCATTTCAAGACCCAGGACAAAAAGCTTGCGTCCTTGACAGCCCAAGCTGTCCCACACTCGTACCACCTGCCGCCCCTTCGAATTGCCAATCAGCTTGATTTGAGAAATGATCTGAGCGCATATAAATAATT harbors:
- the LOC117193815 gene encoding uncharacterized protein LOC117193815, with translation MGGGASEFEGAAYSRYFSRQNTSEDSANVTVSTVLAQSDSQSLHATPSYANTPTAGREQERLKSRSTVLLAVRPPAMGLDTDTVIIPIENEGENRGAKAGPAPALAQERLIRMTSTSTGSSVAPTGCCSAAKTAASRAKEKPREGQSQSHGYGQGQGQRQGFKPTQPSSAATATAMAAQSTGSDDEYRRRKRKYKRHHRCSDPALVYATPSGLQQYVHVLGLTPGSQAIQCPYGEGSPCDLQLDMELDLDTDADKIDDLNRWSPAVISGIDGSIGATTTNGCTDVLELH